The genomic DNA GGCCGATGCCCATCCCGTCGCGCTTCGTGGTGAAGAACGGGCTGAACAGCCTGGGCAGCTGCTCCGGATCGATGCCGGTGCCGCTGTCGACGACCGCGATCCGCAGCCGGCCCGGCGCGGGGGCGGTCAGCGCGATCCGCAACTCGCGGCGGGGCTCGGGCAGGTCGCGCACGGCGTGCAGGCCGTTCGTCACGAGGTTGACCACGACCTGCTGCAGCTCGACGCGGTCGGCCAGGACGCGCGCTTCGGTCGCGGCGATCACCGTCCGCACCGTCGCCCCGGCCGCCAGGATCTCCCGGTCGAGGAGGGCCGCGACCTCCGCCAGGAGGGAGCCCAGGTCGAGGATCTCGGGCTGGCTGCGGTCGCGGCGGAGCTGCTCGCGCGTCCGCTGCACGATCCGGCTCGCCCGCATGCCGTCGCGGACGGCGCGCTCGGCCGCCCGCGCGGCCGCCTCGAGGTCCGGCGTCTCGCGCCGCAGCCAGCGCAGGCAGGCCTCGGCGCTCATCACCATGGCGCCGATCGGCTGGTTGACCTCGTGGGCGATGGAGGCGGAGATCGCCCCGACGGTCGAGACCCGGCCCGCGCGGGCGAGCTCGGCCTGGGCCGCGAGCAGGGCCTCCTTGGCGCGCTCCCGCTCGGTCACGTCGATCATCGCGCAGGCGACCCGGTCGAGGGCCGCCTCGTCGTCCGGCAGCGCCACGACGAGGATCGCGGTCACCTCCCGCCCGTCGGCGCGGATCAGGCGGCCCTGGGCCTCGAAGCGGCCGCCCGCCCGGTCGATCCGCTGCAGGAGCGGCAGGACGAGGTCGTTGCCCGGCGGGAGGAAGCGGCTCATCGAGCCGAGCACCGCCTCGCGGGAGCCGCAGCCGAGGAGCCGCACCGTCGCGTCGTTGACGTCGACCAGCGCGATCCGCCGGGCGCAGGCGGCGACGAGCGCGGCGTCGGCCTGCCCGCGGAGGTCGGGCCCGAGGGCGCCGGCGGCCCGCGCCTCGGCGAGGTGGGCCTGCGCCTCGGAGAGATCGACCTCGCACAGCGCGACGTGGCTCGGCTCGAACAGCGCGCGGTAGCGGCGCTCGCTCCGGGCGAGCGCGTCCAGCGCCCGCCGCCGGGCGCTCGTGTCGAAGGCGATGAGGCTGATCCCGCCGGTCAGCGCGAGGTAGAAGCCGACCGCGGTCAGGCCGCTCTGCGCGGCCAGCGCCTGGGCGATCATCGGCGAGAAGGCGCCGCCGATGATGCCGCCGACGTTGAACGCCACGGAAGTCCCCGTGTAGCGCACCTGCGGCGGGAACAGGCTCGGCAGCCACGCGCCGAGCGGCCCGTTGACGAAGCCCATCACCCACAGGGCGAAGGCCAGGAAGGCGAAGATGGTCGCGAGGGAGCCGCTGCCGAGCATCGGCGCCAGCAGGATCCCCGACACGATGGTCCCGGCGCAGCCGACGATCAGCACCCGGGCCGGGTCGAGCCGGTCCGACAGCCAGCTCGCGACGACGATGGCGGCGGCCATGAACAGGATCGCGCCGAGCTCGACCGTCAGGAACGAGGCCCGGGAGTAGCCGAGCGTCGTTGTGCCGTAGCCGAGCGCGAAGGCGGTGGCGGTCCAGAACAGGGAGAAGCACGCGACGACGCCGAACATCCCGGCGACGACCTGCCCGGCATGGTCGCGCATCAGCGCGACGAGGGGGACGCGCGGGGGCTGCGCGTCCTTCACGGCGGCGGCGAACTCCTCGGTCTCGCCGAGATTCGTGCGGACCCAGAGCCCGAGCCAGACCAGGGGCACGCTGAGCAGGAAGGGCACCCGCCAGCCCCAGTCCGCGAACTGCTCCGCGCTGAGGGTCAGGGTCAGGACGAGGAACAGGCCGTTGGCCACGAAGAAGCCGAGGGGCGCCCCGAGCGGCGCGAACATCGCGTAGCGCGCGCGCCAGCCCGGCGGGGCGTTCTCCAGAGCCAGCAGGGCGGCGCCGCTCCACTCGCCGCCGAGCGCCAAGCCCTGCCCGAACCGGAGGAGGCAGAGCAGGACGGGCGCGAGCCAGCCGGCCAGCGCGAAGGTGGGCAGCAGTCCGATGGCCGAGGTCGTGAGCCCCATCAGCAGGAGCGAGGCGACCAGCGTCGCCTTGCGCCCGATCCGGTCGCCGAAATGCCCGAAGACCGCGCCGCCGATCGGCCGGGCCACGAAGGCGAGGCCGAAGCTCGCGTAGGCGCTGATCAGCTCCGCCGATTGCAGCGCCGCCGGGAAGAACAGCGGCCCGAAGATCAGGCTCGCCGCCGTGGCGTAGATGTAGAAATCGTAGAACTCGACCGTCGTGCCGATCAGGCTCGCGAGGAGGACCCGCGCCGTCGTCTGCCTGGGACGCGCGTCGCCCACCGCACTCATCTCCGCGCCTCGCTGCACAGCCTGTCGGACGGGCGCGCGGCCGGAGGAGGCGGGCGGCCGCGAATCCTGGGCCGGGAGGCGCTGACCTCGCCGGAGGTTGAGCCAGTCCCGGGGACAGTGCAACCGCTCATAGCCACAAGCTTGGCCGCGAGTCGATAGGCGGGTCGGGAGCGGTCCGGCGAGCGGCCATTCGGGGCGATCCGTGCCGGCGGTCCGCGCCGTCCACAAAAGGGTCGGCTTGATCGGGCGCGGATACAACCTGTAAGCACTGCCCGTGCGGGCAGCCTGTCAGAGGCGCGCGGGGACTCGTCGATCACGATGTCAGGCAACGTCCGGGGTGGCGCGGCGAAGCCCGGCGCCGACACGGCCTCACCGCTGGTGGTCATCGTCGAGGATGACGAGGGCGTCCGCGAAGGTCTGCAGGACCTCCTGCACTCCGTCGGGCTCGACACCCTCGCCTACGGCGCGACGCGCGACCTCCTCGCGGCGACGCTGCCGGACCGCCCGGGCTGCCTGATCCTCGATGTGCGGCTGCCGGGATCCAGCGGCCTCGACCTGCAGGCGAAGCTCGCCGCGATGGGCAACCGCATGCCGATCATCTTCATGACCGGCCACGGCGACATCCCCATGACCGTCCAGGCCATGAAGGCGGGCGCGCTCGATTTCCTGACCAAGCCATTCCGCGATCAGGACATGCTCGACGCCATCGCGGTCGCGATCGAGCGAGACAGGACCCGGCGGGCGTCGAGCGCGGGGGTCGCCGAGCTCGAGGCGCTGGCCGCGACCCTGACGGCGCGGGAGGCCGAGGTGATGGCACAGGTCGTCAAGGGGCTGCTCAACAAGCAGATCGCCCACGCCCTCGGCATCAGCGAGATCACGGTCAAGATCCACCGGGGCAACGTCATGCGGAAGATGGCGGCCGGCTCCGTGGCCGACCTCGTGCGCAAGACCGAGCTGCTCAAGGCCCGGGCGGCCGTCTGAGCCGGACCATCGCCCCGTCTCTCCCGCAGACCCGTCCCGAGCCGATCGGCGCGGAACGATGCCGGACATCGCCGCGTTGGCACCCGCACTGGCCAGATTCGTCGCGGCGATCGGATCGGAGATCGGCGAAGAAGTCCTGCCTCAACTTGTGAAATCCATGTCTACCGGGTCGCGTCGCGACGCCCCAGGTCCTGCGTTGCTGTGGCAGGACTCGGTTCATCGGGATGTGAGTCCGTCGCGCGCATCAAACCATCGTATAATTTCGTCGGAGCCGCCGCCGGCCCACAGAGGTGGGATCGATGCGCCTTCGAGAGGCTCTGGAGGGAGATTCGTGCCGGTCGGGAAGAAAGCGGTCGCGGTCGTGGACGACGACGAGGCGGTTCTGGACGCGACGTCCAGCTTCCTCGAGGCGTTGGGCTACGACGCGCGGGCCTTCAACTCGGGCGAGGCCTTCCTGGCCGCGATGGCCGGCAGCGACGTGTCGTGCCTGCTGACGGACGTGAACATGCCAGGGATCAGCGGCATCGAATTGCAGGACCGCGTCCGGGAGCAGCGCCCTGCCATGCCGGTCATCATGATGACTGCTCTGACCGACGACGCACTCCGGCGCCGGGCCCTCGCCGGGGGCGCCCGCGATCTCTTGCGCAAGCCGCTCGTGGCCGACGAGCTGATCCGCTGCCTGGAAGAGACGATCGGGGCCTGACGCCAGGGCCTGACGCCAGGGCCTGACTCCAGTGCCTGACTCCAGGGCCTTTCCATCCGTGACGGGATCGCCGGCCGGCTCCGGACCGGCATCGCGCGCGTGCGCCGCTGGCAAGCCGATCCGAGGCCGGTCCGGTTAGGACATCAAACCTCCGTATGATTCCGGCGCGAACGGCCACGGTCCAAGGTCGCGCCATGGAAGCGGCGCGCCGTCGGCGGGCCGGACGAGGAGGCGGGGATGGGACTGACGATGGCGAGCCCGGGTGCGGCGCCCGACGAGGCCCTGCTGCGCGCGGAGACCGCCCGCAGCGCCATGGCCCGGCTGCTCGCCGTGGCCGGACACGATCTGAAGCAACCCCTGCAGGTGGCCCTCATGGCCATCGACCGCGCGGTCTCGGACGGCGTCGGTCCCCGGGCCGCGGCCCGGCTCGGCCTCGCCAGCGACGCGCTGGTGCGGCTCGGCCGCGAGCTCGACGACCTGGCCCGCTCCTCCCAGGCCGGCAGCGTGGCGCCCCGGCTCGGTCCCGTCGCGGTCGCCCCGCTCCTGGAGGCGGTGGCGGCCGAATGGGCACCCTACGCCGACGCGGTCGGGGTGCGTGTCCGGGTCTGCGCCACGGCGCTGACGGTCACGAGCGAGGTCGCCATGCTGACGACCATCCTGCGCAACCTCGTCGGGAACGCCGTGAAGTATGCGGGCCCGGGCGGCCGCGTCGTCGTCGGATGCCGCCGCCGGCAGGGGCGCGTGGCGATCGAAGTGCACGACGGCGGTCCCGGCATCGCGCCCGAACGGCTGGCGGGCATCTTCGACGCCTTCGACCGCGCCGGACGCCGGGACGGGGCCGGTCTCGGGCTCGGCCTTCATATCGTCCGGCAAACCGCCGCGGCGCTCGATCACCCGGTCGCCGTGCGATCCCGGCGCGACCGGGGCTCGGTCTTCGGCGTGACCGCGCCCCGCCACCGTCCGGCATCCGCGTAGACGCCCTGGGACGATCCCGACGGCACCGCCGCCGCGGAGCAGGTCCGCCGTCCCGGTACCGCAGGCCGCGAAACGCCCGGACCGCGCGCGCAGGCCGCCGAAATCGGCGGCGTCCACGGCTACGCAGGCGAGCCGCGGCCACACGGCTTGCTCGCCAGGGTTGCTTGTGGAACCGTGTCGGCCTGAGACCCCGAAGAGGCGACGGATGCTCCGCACCGTGCTTTCGCAGACGGAGCGCGACCTGACATGACGGCTGGTGATCCGCCCAACAAGATGGCCGAAGTTGCCGGCCTTGCGGCCGCGATCGCCGATCACATCCTCGCGCAGCACGAGGCCGGGACCACGATCCCGCCGGACCAGTTCCGGATGCTGGTAAGCGCCGCCCGGATGCTCCTGGAAAACGGCGTGGCTTGGCCGCCGTCGGTGACCTACCTCGTCATGGAAGTCGTCCGACGGGTCGAGGAGGCCGAGCCGCCGCCCAAGGGCGACGAGGTCGTGACGCACCTGGAGCAGGCGCTTGACGCGGCGAAACCCACCTGAGACACCTGAGACCGACCGTCACGCGGCGGGCGCGCCGACTTCCCGCGGGATCGGCGCCCTATATGGGCCCTATGCCCACACTCGGTCTCAAGCTCCCGCTCCGGATCTGCGTCCTCGAGAACGCCGCCTGCGTCGAGGATGCCGGCGGCCGGCGCACCGGCTACGTCTACTGGGACGAGGGCCGTTCGGGAGGTGGTGACAGGCCCTTCACTCGCGCCGAGGCCATCGAGCAGGTCCGGATCATCGCGGGCGCCTGGGCCGGCGCCCTGGTCCACAGCGGCACCCTCGACACCGGCCCGGCGCCCGAGCCGGGTGCCGCCGCCGCCGAGCCCTCTCCGGAAGGCTGACCGCGCCCGGCCGAGCGGGATCCGCTACAGGCCGGTGCCGCTCACGTACGAGACCGGCGCGCCCGGACCCGAACTCGTCGCGGAGGCCGCGACGGTGGCGGCGATCCAGTCGCCGTCGCTGGTCCCGGATGCCCGGCACTCCCGCGCCATGGCCCGCACTCGGCGGCGCCAGAGCCAGAGGCGGAGGGTGTGGATGAGGTCGTACATGGTCGGCCCCGCGCTGTCGCTCCCGTCCATGTGGTGCGCGCAGGCGGACCGCTCAAGCCTGTGGCGCCCGACCGGTCGAGCTCGGAAGCCCCGCCTCAAGCGGAGCGGTGCTTCATCACGAAGTGGAAGCCGAGCTCGGGATTCTTGCTGAAATCGGCGTCGTAGAACGCGTTCTCGTTGCCGGAGCCTCGGCAGAAATCCTTGAACTGAAACATGGTCATCGGGACAAATTCCAGCCCGTGCTGCCGGACAAGCTCGCGCCACCACGTCTCCGGCTTGACCGTCGGGTGGTAGCTCACGCCGTTGGCGACATCGTCGTATGTCGCGGCGGAGCCCACGAAAAGACCGCCGTCCGCCAAGTGGGATTTCACGTTCGCGAACAGCTGAGGAAGCAGCGATTCCTCGATGTGCTCGAGGACCTCCCACATCGTGATGACGTCAAATTTCGCTTTCGTCCCTGACCTCTGATCCATCAGAGAGAAGGGCTTGGTGATATCGCAGGTCTTCAGAAAGTCCGGGATGATGGACCACTCGGCGCGCTGCGCGCGAAGGGAGTAATCGCTCCCCTCGATCCCGAAAGCCGCGTTGCCTCGGATGAGGAAATCGAAGACGAGGCCGCCCCCTGCGCAGCCGAGGTCCAGGGCCCTGACCTTTCGGCCGAAATGGCTCTCGATCGCGTGGCAGAACCGCTGATTGCGCGTATTGTCATCCTTTGTTCCGCGCGGAACCGTGTGATCGTTGCTCTCGTAGGCGATCGGATGATCCGTCACGAGGCAGAAATCGTTCTTCGGCGCGAGCTGAACCACGGCGAGGCGTCGGACATCTTGCATCTGCGCCAGCTGCTGCGCGTGAGCCGTCATGATCTTGCTGTCGAGGGCGGCATAGAGCTGGCGGCCGACGTCGAGGATCTGCTGCGTGATAAATTGC from Methylobacterium oryzae includes the following:
- a CDS encoding methyltransferase domain-containing protein — protein: MDDQDKQFITQQILDVGRQLYAALDSKIMTAHAQQLAQMQDVRRLAVVQLAPKNDFCLVTDHPIAYESNDHTVPRGTKDDNTRNQRFCHAIESHFGRKVRALDLGCAGGGLVFDFLIRGNAAFGIEGSDYSLRAQRAEWSIIPDFLKTCDITKPFSLMDQRSGTKAKFDVITMWEVLEHIEESLLPQLFANVKSHLADGGLFVGSAATYDDVANGVSYHPTVKPETWWRELVRQHGLEFVPMTMFQFKDFCRGSGNENAFYDADFSKNPELGFHFVMKHRSA
- a CDS encoding response regulator transcription factor; amino-acid sequence: MSGNVRGGAAKPGADTASPLVVIVEDDEGVREGLQDLLHSVGLDTLAYGATRDLLAATLPDRPGCLILDVRLPGSSGLDLQAKLAAMGNRMPIIFMTGHGDIPMTVQAMKAGALDFLTKPFRDQDMLDAIAVAIERDRTRRASSAGVAELEALAATLTAREAEVMAQVVKGLLNKQIAHALGISEITVKIHRGNVMRKMAAGSVADLVRKTELLKARAAV
- a CDS encoding sensor histidine kinase is translated as MGLTMASPGAAPDEALLRAETARSAMARLLAVAGHDLKQPLQVALMAIDRAVSDGVGPRAAARLGLASDALVRLGRELDDLARSSQAGSVAPRLGPVAVAPLLEAVAAEWAPYADAVGVRVRVCATALTVTSEVAMLTTILRNLVGNAVKYAGPGGRVVVGCRRRQGRVAIEVHDGGPGIAPERLAGIFDAFDRAGRRDGAGLGLGLHIVRQTAAALDHPVAVRSRRDRGSVFGVTAPRHRPASA
- a CDS encoding MFS transporter; translated protein: MSAVGDARPRQTTARVLLASLIGTTVEFYDFYIYATAASLIFGPLFFPAALQSAELISAYASFGLAFVARPIGGAVFGHFGDRIGRKATLVASLLLMGLTTSAIGLLPTFALAGWLAPVLLCLLRFGQGLALGGEWSGAALLALENAPPGWRARYAMFAPLGAPLGFFVANGLFLVLTLTLSAEQFADWGWRVPFLLSVPLVWLGLWVRTNLGETEEFAAAVKDAQPPRVPLVALMRDHAGQVVAGMFGVVACFSLFWTATAFALGYGTTTLGYSRASFLTVELGAILFMAAAIVVASWLSDRLDPARVLIVGCAGTIVSGILLAPMLGSGSLATIFAFLAFALWVMGFVNGPLGAWLPSLFPPQVRYTGTSVAFNVGGIIGGAFSPMIAQALAAQSGLTAVGFYLALTGGISLIAFDTSARRRALDALARSERRYRALFEPSHVALCEVDLSEAQAHLAEARAAGALGPDLRGQADAALVAACARRIALVDVNDATVRLLGCGSREAVLGSMSRFLPPGNDLVLPLLQRIDRAGGRFEAQGRLIRADGREVTAILVVALPDDEAALDRVACAMIDVTERERAKEALLAAQAELARAGRVSTVGAISASIAHEVNQPIGAMVMSAEACLRWLRRETPDLEAAARAAERAVRDGMRASRIVQRTREQLRRDRSQPEILDLGSLLAEVAALLDREILAAGATVRTVIAATEARVLADRVELQQVVVNLVTNGLHAVRDLPEPRRELRIALTAPAPGRLRIAVVDSGTGIDPEQLPRLFSPFFTTKRDGMGIGLAICRTIVESHGGTLTGGNNDGPGATFAVELPAAEPDAAGGAAAEPAAVAGAAG
- a CDS encoding response regulator transcription factor → MPVGKKAVAVVDDDEAVLDATSSFLEALGYDARAFNSGEAFLAAMAGSDVSCLLTDVNMPGISGIELQDRVREQRPAMPVIMMTALTDDALRRRALAGGARDLLRKPLVADELIRCLEETIGA